The genomic window atattaaaatatatacaaaatatatgaaattaattAAGACAactgtatacatacatgttcGTTTAAAGTGataatatgaaattttttttcttttaaatagtaGGGCGAAGAACGCAAAAAAATACTCAACAAATGGAATAATGCCCCAAAATAAgtgaatataatttaaaatgtgaaaaaaaattttataaaacctTTTAgccatatataataatgttttttaataaataaaaaaaaaaaaataagaggttaatttgaaaaattactTTGTGAAtgcaaaaaagtaaaaagaatgTAGCGATATATGacatgtataaaatattaaatacatgCTAATAGtgagaaaaaatattgtttattATCTCGTGGGTTACATAgcaagaaaaatatatgcaggTATTATATAccaatacatatatatatatatttgctatATGAAcgtttaaaatgaaaaatatgtgtgccacatttgtttatttgagTGGTCGtgttacaattttttaaaaaataagatggAGAAATAGGAcgtctatatatatatatatatatatatatatatttatgtatttatttttgttcataagTTCTTCAAATTATCaagtacattttttatttaccttaataatttacaatataatgtaaattttatggaaaataaaaaaaaaaaaattttactaaaaatCAGAGAAAATGCCAATCTTATAAAGTTTcgaaagaaaataaaaatcaatgaatattaaaattttttgaaaaattacaaaaaattaaatggaacagatattattataaatattgaagTACATGTTGCATAGGGGTATATAAAGTTTTATTTAACaagtatgtatacataaatatagttTAAAAGAGGGAcatacttttaaaataaatagcgCTCAGGGGAGTGTTGAGaataaagtaaattttaaaagaatgttaaataaatgtggcacataaaaaataagaaaaaaaaaaaatgaattaaattgtgttttatagtattatatttaagtacATATGACAGACTACTGGGTAAGCTCAAAAAAGCACTACTGTGAAACTTGTAATTGTTGGATATCTGGGCATaaagttaatataaaaaatcatgAAAGGAGTACCAGACATATTgagaattttaaaaacttgCTAAACAAATCttttaaaagaagagaaCAAGAAACGAAAGACAAAGAATTCAttgaaaaagaattaaaaaaattagaaaatgtagaaaaaaagTTTCTTTCGGACTTACAGAAGAACGATATATCCAATAAGTCAAATAGTTCCATTAATTTGAATACATGCCATtcgaataataaaaacagaatttctaatagtagtaataatatcaCAAGTAATAATGTTACTAATTATGTTAGCAGTGGTCAGGGTAATAATAAGAAGTGGGTGGTTATGATACATGAAGATACAGGATCGCTGTTATTCTATAACAGATTGAAAAATGGAATTACCTATGAAAAACCGAAAGACTTTTTCGATTATTTACCCGAATATGAAACATTTTCTGAACAAAATGGATggtttaaatattttgattataattcaaataatttttattactataatatttatagttCAAAAAGTATATGGCAATATTCAGTGAACACAATTAGTAGTTTGATTAACTATATCAATCAGTGTGATGAgattacagaaaaaaataaaaactttagTAATcctaatgaaaataaagtatatagTACCAAATTGGATGTTATACCGAATCaggaaaatttaaatagaAGTGGTTATTATGAAAGTCATTTCCAAAACTCTGCTCAGAATAGTTATTATGGTGttaacaataatttaaatttattaaacagAGAAGATGAAATTACAGTTGAAGATAAAGGACAAGAGGAAAAAATACAGATGATCTTAACTCCTAAGAAGGAAATAGACAAATTACAGAGTAATAGCAAGAACAACATTATTAATGTTACTACAGAACGCACTGGAAGCAGTGGCAATTATGAAGATATAAATAACGcgttttcatttaattcgTGCGAACAGAACTGTAGAGATGCTAAAAGTACAATGGTAGAATCAACTTGTAAATCGGATGAAAGGGATGTAAAGTATGCGAAATgtgaaaaagataaaacatatatgaacgaagaaaatataactaatggaggaaataattttagagGAGAAAGTAAACTTgataaaaaaagtgaaaaaacatattacacaaatatagaggaggaaaaacaattaaataaaaataatttagataTTGGgaataagaacaaaaatacaaatatttctatGTTTTATAAGAAAGCGGATAGCACAGTTTCTATTCcagatgataaaaaaaaaaagatacacaacaaaaaggaaaatatagaGAAAACGGATAAGCCGAATACACAGGAACAAATTGAGGAAGGTGGTAAAGTTAAAATCGATTTGATTAGTAAACCAGGTGCGTGGGAATCCGTTGAAGATAGTGAGATAAATACAATTTCAAATGAAAAGATtgaacaaattttttataatataaaatcaaaagaggaaatagaaaaagaagaaattacTCAGTTGGAGGAAGATATTCGTTATGAATATTCTGCGCATAATGAATTTTatgtaaagaaaaaggaattagaaaatgaagatatatttttaaaccaagaatttaaatttgttagcaaacctatatataaaaaggcTATTGATAAAAACCTCAATAAAAAAGTGGAATTTGCTAAAAGGAGTATTAAGTCAatacagaataaaaaaaaaatttcataacgaaaatttttatattgcaTAAAAATTGGTAGTTTGCCTAgtattcttaaaattttacaataaatTGGTCATATTCCAAATCCTGTCCATATGtctacatatatgtatttatttatttatatattgttaattgTAAGGCTTTACTTCGAAAATTACGTAACTATTTTGTAACTAACCGAGTTCATAAGGAGTTATTGCATACTCATTTTCCTTAATTATATGCTTAAGTACTAACCATGCTATATGATCTTTTAcggcattttttttttttttttttttgtgttaacataaatatattatcttaaACCTTTTTtagtatacatatgtacatatgcacatacacatatgagTCCACATTTTTAGTAGTATAAAGGTGATTAACATTgttagaaaaaaaggaatgataaaagtaaaaatataatatctttacgtaaaatgtaaataaagcaaatatttaacatatatttataatcaAAGATATTCTGGcgataaaatgaaaaaattaggaaaaactatatttaaaaaataaaaacagaaaacttaaaaaatttcataagcagataacatttaaaatgaatTCTTAAGATTACTtcgaaaaaaaagttttatacACAAAGCATATCAGATTAACATAAAACATGaaacttttaatttaaaaaaaaaaaaatatatgatgcATACACGTgtacacataaataaaaggtaattagaaaaaattcaataaaaCAAGGTGTATAACGCTTGACTATattttacgaaaaaaaaaaaaataaataagatataaattatctTAAACTTAAGAActataagaataatatatcgtgtaaaagaaagataaaataaaattatcgttttttgtaatatatccTTAAATCAAAACTAGATAATATACCTGCTGAACGAGTGTTCATTTTAAACATAACTcactttaaaaaaagaggGAATTTCATCGTTATGCACGAAAGgattatttaaatttgaaaatcCTAGTTATGATTAAGTAAAAttgaggaagaaaaaaaaaaaagataaacaaAATGCATCgctaaatattataaaaacatgccttaatattattattaatgagtcatttataaatagctgtacattttttttttttttaacatagcTCTTgatttgtataataaatgtactatatcatatatcatatatcacatatcatatattatataattatcttattttattgttttccACTCTGATGTTTAccagtattattatttataatacattcattttccttttttcgcATACACATGTTTAAAACAATTGCATCATATACTCTTATCTGAATCATCACTACATAGATATCAGTTTATCTGCGCGAAATATATCTAACAAATTCGCCCAACTGAATTTAAGCTAAAAAGTTGTGGTTAACAAATTTACGCGCACTATTTTGTCAACACCAGTTTACTCTTGTTGGCACGAATTTACTGTGACGAACTTACGTACTCTTATCTACTCAAAAGCTGTTCATACATTTAGTAGGAGtttcaaaaaaatggaaaattttGAAGAGATAGAAAGTGCATACAAAGAAATAGAGaacgaaataataaaaactgtTGACACACTAAGCGGATGTAACTATATGAAGATAAAGGATGAAATAATTATGCCTCATATGAgtgataatttaattaacaaaataatactattGAACAAGCACATAAATGATAACAGTAACCCAGAGGAGTTTGAAAAAAGAGTAACAAATGAGAAGGTGATGCAAATTAATGATaagttaatttatttgttatgtgattattatattaataagaagGAAAttgataatttaattaattttacgacaagtaatgaaaattattttaatgtattacCACAAGCAAAGACAgcaaaattaataagaaatattgttgaaaaaatttctaaaaaGATTCGTAATATaagtacattatatataatatttaagaaGTACATTAATTGggcatatgaaaaaaaaaggaacttTTTAAGATGTCGTATAgaagttaaaataattattctttttatattaaaacagaaatataaaacagCTTTAAGTTTAATTGAAAGATTATTAAAAGAAGTAAAGAAGGTAGATGATAAAACGTTATTGCTTGAGTTATATATTGtagaaacaaaaatatatatgttacttAAAAATTCATCAAAAATGAAAGCATCTTTGACatttgcaaaaaatatagcaaatactataaatacagctatttatattaatagtGAAATAGATTTATTATCaggtatattatttatatatgaaaaggaTTATAGAagtgcttatatatatttatatgaatgttATGAAAcattatacacatatatatataatagtcaTAACAACACACTTGATTTTTTAAGTAAGAAGCATAATGATTTTTACTCTGTTATTATTCATAACATTATTAATACAAGTACCATATCATctcaaaataaaacaaaaagcaTAAGTCAAATTAgtccatttttattatcattttatacGTTTTATGAGTATTATGATAGTAGCAATAGTGTTTTAAATTTAGATGAAATGAATATCAGTTCTAATAACGTTAATTTGATATATAGCGATATGATATGCAAAATAAGTTCTAGTTATCAAGAGCTGGATGAAGAAAAGATTTACTGCATTACGAACCCAATTGAATTAAATTATgacttaataaaaaatttaactttAGATAATTATGGAAATCTGTTAGAGTCTAAGTCTTGTAAGATAACGGAAAATTCGATTTTCATTTTCccagaaaataatattgtatttGGAAATTTTggtttaaatttaaatatagaaaatttaaaaattattgttcctttaaaatatatgttattatgtaaaatactAGAGGAAAACAACAGAAAAGATATTAATACTATCCTATGTGAgaataacaaattaaattatataccaaataaagaaatacaaatattGTTAGATATATCAAAATGCTACGAAAATAGATCGTTGGATGTATTtgagaaaataattaaaataaacatattccTTATCAATATTGATAAAgtgatatataattatttaaaagagtTATATGAACTGTTACtagaaaaaaacatattaaaaattatagaagCATATAGTTGTATTGacttaaattatattagtCAAAAACTGAAtttagatataaataaaattatttctaaattatcCGAAATGAttttagataaaaaattgaatgcAACGTTAGATCAGAATATTGGAATTTTGATTTTGTATGACGATATGCCTGATACGAAAAATTATCAAGATgttttagaaataataaacaatttaACGGAATCGGTAGATATACTCTATCAAAAAGCGCAGTTGACTATATAAGGGTGAGATAGAACTGtgcaatttaaaaaaaaaaaaaaaaattatgcattatatatatatttttaaagagaGAAAAGCGCACTCATTTTGAAACGGATTATATTGGTGTACTGAAACGtttaagaattattttatttttattttttttttccaaaccAGCACGGCTAGAAAATTTCTTCGTAggcacctttttttttttaaattttaccaTAGAACATTTTTGAGACgtacaattttttcttccatGCATTTTTTATGGTGAACAGTTGTGCTAAAGTGGGCAGGGCGATCACTTGgagaatgtatatatatatatatatatatatatatatataacacgcATTGCGAAgatttacatttttgtaggaacgtaaaatttttttttatttttgttatgcttgtatttttaagtgtttatatttagaaaCCTATTGTTCGTGTATTTCTGTACGCGCATATTTATGCGTTTATCTTTACACATTTTTTGAGAAATTGTTGTAATGAATTATGATATTTCGTTCCatactaaaaaataagttgTAAAATACAAGTTGAAAAAgtataagcaaaaaaaaaaaaaaaaaaaatatatatatgttaataattgtacatattaatgaatatatatatgtattaaaaataaataaataaataaataaataaagggGAAGTAAAATATTACGCAGACATATGTATGCGTGCGCGTTGCAAACTGATACGTCCTATAAGCAGTTAATATTTGTCTACTCAAGAAACCAAAACATGGGTCCTTCTCCCTTCGAACCATCTGTTCTTTTAGGCATCCAAGGAAAAGAATTGGatttatttttgattatataattacttccatatatacacatagtACAGTAGAACAAAACAAATGACCATAGAAACCAAACAATTGATACTTCTACTTTGTTTGCATCTTTCATATGTTCAATATCTGGTACAATTCTTTGTGGTTGTTTCTGTTTTAACctgttatataatattaatcgAAAGACATCTGTTCTTTCAGGACCATGAAAAGCACTTCctctaattttatttgtttttgaattatttgaatttaaATCATCAactgttataatttttccatGATATGTACTATTTAAATAACTAAATATGTCTCCTTGATCATTATGAGAAGTAGGACTTATCACCTTCGATTTTTCTACTGGTTTTATAATATCTAATAGATTTGTTGGTGCAATATATTTCCATTGGTTAAAGTCGTGCCATTTtcctaaatatatatgatttccAGCTAGCTTTTTTCTTGTCAGATTTATAAATCCCGATGccatttttacttataataaCATACTTTTTCCCAGTAGATAACTTCACAAGTATTTtgcatttctttttcttttttttttttttaattccctATGAAAAGCTTATTTGTGCGTGTTTTGCTACTATTTATtaggaattatttttatatattcttttgaaaaatatataaaagttgaAGTCACTGGTAGcgtttgcatatttttagcATTAAAACTATGCTTCAtcaatatgtataaacatgtaaaatgtgtaaataatatgtatatgtgaaCATTCCTAAACAGGCAAAAGTTATATCTTCACTGTTTtggcaaaatataataaattgcaaatagtaaacatatatggataagtttcttttttatacaaaaataaaaaagagtgattttttttcttccatatATATTCTGTGATCATTttgaaatgtatattttaatttataaaaaagaaaattgaaCACTGTTATCTTTAGGagggaataaaaaaaaaggaaaataaaaatgaaaagtaaaGAATATGTTTTAATCGAAAAACATATTCTAAAAAATGcagcatttattttaatatgtacgtaagcttacatttttaattaaatatatatataaatatttatacatatgtatatacttcATAAAATGGGTGCGCGaacatgaaataaaatatgattgaaaatatgaatgaaaatttttattcactttatatgtaaattatgctgttattaaataaacaaattactTTAAGCGTGTAatttgtacaaaaaaaagtaattacaCAATTCAACAAAAATGCGTTCTACcttgtgtgcatatatatacatacatgaaaatacacacgtacatatataatacatatatatatacacatgtttGCTGTTATATTATGAgctacaaaaattaaaacggGGTAACCTCATGGTCCCATTATTGATGAAacaatcttttttattaattttcctTGGCATATGATTTTTTGAAAAGGCTAATGAGAGAATAAAAGAAACGTTGTAAAAAGGTGTAATTAtttagaatattatatatttttttgactattttaaaagtttaaaaaaaaaaaattgtttttagaGAGTGTTTCGGATAGGGATTGTTTTAAATTGATAAATAACTTTCCGTTAAATGTTAAATGATAAACGTTAAATGATAAATGTTAAATGTCTCAATTAAGAAAAGGAATAGTTTAtgatttaaattaaaatactatTTATAAATGGGCAAAATAAGaagattttattaattaaaaaaatatgaataagaCGTATACACCGTTTTGACAAATAATAAcaagttaataaaaattacaattacgaaaaagcaaaattaaaCGGGGACTAGAAACAGATTAACaaatacttttataaaaGCTACAAAAATTAAACCATTTGACAGTAAAGAAAAGacgtaaataaaaatgcatataataaAGTTGTtgcattttttcatattcattaatatagtttagaatatgtaaaaaaatatatgaatttgcAAATACGTAAAAACGTAATCCTAATGCTTGGGCACCTTTTTGCTTTGCTTAATATGTCTctctatacatatatatatatatatatatatatatgcaacaTATGCGCATATAGCTATGTATACATAACGAACTAAAAATACACACATGCGGCATGAACATATATGCGGTAAGGGTGAAGTACATAATgagaaatttattttccccttagtttacattatatatgaaacTTGACACATCTAAATTTAGTATATTAACGAAAGCATCTTcaccaaaaaaatatttcatgtTTGGAAAAGTTCTTCCTCTATCACCATTAACGAATTCTTTTACATACATACCAGACTgtgctaatatatataataaagaaaaatgttcATGAATAAAAACAAGATTAAACTCATAAACTTTTCTTTCTCTTTGTATTAGTCCTCTTCTATGAAGTACCCTTATTGGTGTTTTTTGCATAACGCTAATTACGTAGgaactatttttttcataatttaaaacatcgttattaatttgttgtattttttctttgttcatTAAAGTGGAATGATATATTAGGCAtttatatgctttttttctttcttcacCATACTTCATaaccttttttattagtttatAATTTGTGCTAAAGGCAATATTGCTTAATTTAACATCAACTAGATCATTAATATTGTAACACAgggaatttttattttttgtaatccccttttttaaaacatttttatcttCTGTGTcaactatattattatctatatGATCGATTTTATTTGagttaaaatgtaaatacaCATCATCCGTATAACCGTTTTCTGCATTACCTAGAATGTGAATTTTTTGATTATTACAAGTTTCTTTATTCAATTTTGAATCATCTGATAGCAATACTTCCAGctctttattataattatatgatatatgatatataccTATTTTATGTTCTTCAAGGGTTTTATCCTTTGCTTGTTCTACTATCACTTTATTAgatattatatcatataaggaaaaagtattatttttcgTTATTAATGCGTAAAATTCCTTTATTTCGTGTGAAGAATCATGGGTCTTTTCCTCATTACCCGAATATTGATTTAGTGAACTTTGACATAACAAATTTTCTCTAAACGAGTTTTCACATATCGAATTTTCACTTGTGGGCTTATAATGTTGAAGAAAGTTATTTAACTGGTCTATTGTTTTAATTTCAGAAGTATCACTACTAGTACTGTAATTTGTTGCTAGTTTTTTTAACTtgctaaaaaataaaaagaaatttaagtAGGAAAATTTTGTCTCTcttaaaacaaaaacaaaaggtCTACCAATATTCATCATACGAGCATCTTTATCTTCTCTTCCAGAACCAATAAATGTACAACTAGtcgataaaaatatttttctaaaaatttcataaatacATTCTTCTACTGATAAAATACTTACGAATGAATCATTTTCTAACCATTTCGTTTGAGAGATTTctttactatatttattgtaataaccgcatatacacaaattattaagtgaaatatatatatcaaaaacaAAAGGAGAGATTTTAGTAGCTAACTCATTATCTTCCTCCTTTTTCGCTAGCCCTTCTTCATCGGCTTTTTTCTCTATCTTATTAGCTCCTTCGTCATTCGCAGAACAATTATAGGTATCATTTGCATTATAAGAGTTGAACTTTTTACTATCTTCTATAttatctattattttttgtcttttatAATGGTAGTTTTTTCGGCTTTCATGTTTATATAACGATTCATTAAACTcgttatttttatctttatccTCTTCAGTTGTATTAGCAGTAAAAATTAGTACAGATTGCTTGTACAAATTCACAGcaaattcaattttttctttgcttAAATTTAgagttttaaatattttaatataaaatgtcaaataaaaatatattaaaacaaatatgaaaactttataaattttttgtttgatAAAATCATTCtctatttttactttaacaataacatattcttttatttgttcaaaaattttttgaaatgtgtgtaaagaaatattttcattttcgcttattttttttgcttcatgcagatagaaaaaaaaaaaaactatatcaatattatacaaaagaatatgaaatatttttttcatattattaaaattatcgTTAATTTTCTGTTCCTCCTCTGGGCTGAACagtaatttttcttttatcataTTATGATGAAAActgctatttttattataaaataatattaaatcaaTGTTGTGTAATCCTTTACATTTTTTGCATAAATGTAAATTcatataaacttttttatacACATCCTGTAAATCGcaattaataatttctttttcatagtttaagtattttaaaaatcgTTCTTTACTATTATGCAGAAAATGTTTTTTCggattattttcttttttgccCTCTTTGTCATAAGTGTAATCGTTCAAAAAGTGTTCATCGAAGAAAAGATAGTCATCGTCAAGTAATTTTTCTTGTGATACTGAGCAACGAAAGCAGGTGTTGTccattgtttttttttttttgaagccAAGAagggtaaaataaaatgggtCGGTAAACAAATTAGCGGggtaaataaaagtaatgtTTGAGCAAAAATAAcaaggtaaaaaaatttttaagggaatatatatgcatttacatACTAGTACATgtgaatttaatttatatttacacgagaaaaataaaaataaaataaaaaataaaaaaaatcctgtacaaataatttctttaacATTCAATGTTTTGTAGTAGcaatttcttattttgttttgttgaAACCTCGACACATTTATAAATCTTCtcaagtttttattttatatgcatGTTAGCATAACActtaaaatatgaagaaatatCTGATGTTTTGTAGTATATATCTAGATATATTGCTCTTCGTCAATGATTTAGGagcaaaatatttaaaaaaaaaaaaagaaaaaaaaatatcctttttattattaaaaattaaaagttgCAAAATTGCGTATATGTGTTTTTTCAACataaatgacaaaaaaaaaaagaagaaaaatttgttgaataaaaatgtaattaattaattttttttttttttttttttttttttttatatatatacatgtagctatattttttaatattctgcAACTTAgcatcttctttttttatatattcttttttattcttcgTATGGaattttttgtgtttattAATTACTGTTTTTTCGTTaatgtttacttttttaactGATGATGAATTGATGTGTATTTGTTTGTTATGCCATTTCGCATGTATTGATAGCAGCGTATGGCTTACTTTCTATATACATGTGTGAATATGTGTGGATAcgtatgcatacatattCTCATACGTTTATATGTAagcatgtgtacatatatatgaatatatatacatatacacattaaCATTTCCATAACACACTAAGTtgtgataatttatattcatattaaaaagaagtaaGATTATTATTAGTGCATAATATTGGTTTCactatattttactttatattatatccAAATAGAAATTCTTATTTGAGTCACTTGAACTAATATAAGTATTTCTTATCCtagaaaaagaaacatacacatttatacaaatatttaaacatatttttatggtACTTAAAACTATTATGTATACTGATgactgaaaaaataataaaagaaaataatatattctaaactaaatttattaatttttatatactgaAGGAAATTTAAcatt from Plasmodium malariae genome assembly, chromosome: 13 includes these protein-coding regions:
- the PmUG01_13055900 gene encoding U1 small nuclear ribonucleoprotein C, putative, producing the protein MTDYWVSSKKHYCETCNCWISGHKVNIKNHERSTRHIENFKNLLNKSFKRREQETKDKEFIEKELKKLENVEKKFLSDLQKNDISNKSNSSINLNTCHSNNKNRISNSSNNITSNNVTNYVSSGQGNNKKWVVMIHEDTGSLLFYNRLKNGITYEKPKDFFDYLPEYETFSEQNGWFKYFDYNSNNFYYYNIYSSKSIWQYSVNTISSLINYINQCDEITEKNKNFSNPNENKVYSTKLDVIPNQENLNRSGYYESHFQNSAQNSYYGVNNNLNLLNREDEITVEDKGQEEKIQMILTPKKEIDKLQSNSKNNIINVTTERTGSSGNYEDINNAFSFNSCEQNCRDAKSTMVESTCKSDERDVKYAKCEKDKTYMNEENITNGGNNFRGESKLDKKSEKTYYTNIEEEKQLNKNNLDIGNKNKNTNISMFYKKADSTVSIPDDKKKKIHNKKENIEKTDKPNTQEQIEEGGKVKIDLISKPGAWESVEDSEINTISNEKIEQIFYNIKSKEEIEKEEITQLEEDIRYEYSAHNEFYVKKKELENEDIFLNQEFKFVSKPIYKKAIDKNLNKKVEFAKRSIKSIQNKKKIS
- the RPN6 gene encoding 26S proteasome regulatory subunit RPN6, putative — its product is MENFEEIESAYKEIENEIIKTVDTLSGCNYMKIKDEIIMPHMSDNLINKIILLNKHINDNSNPEEFEKRVTNEKVMQINDKLIYLLCDYYINKKEIDNLINFTTSNENYFNVLPQAKTAKLIRNIVEKISKKIRNISTLYIIFKKYINWAYEKKRNFLRCRIEVKIIILFILKQKYKTALSLIERLLKEVKKVDDKTLLLELYIVETKIYMLLKNSSKMKASLTFAKNIANTINTAIYINSEIDLLSGILFIYEKDYRSAYIYLYECYETLYTYIYNSHNNTLDFLSKKHNDFYSVIIHNIINTSTISSQNKTKSISQISPFLLSFYTFYEYYDSSNSVLNLDEMNISSNNVNLIYSDMICKISSSYQELDEEKIYCITNPIELNYDLIKNLTLDNYGNLLESKSCKITENSIFIFPENNIVFGNFGLNLNIENLKIIVPLKYMLLCKILEENNRKDINTILCENNKLNYIPNKEIQILLDISKCYENRSLDVFEKIIKINIFLINIDKVIYNYLKELYELLLEKNILKIIEAYSCIDLNYISQKLNLDINKIISKLSEMILDKKLNATLDQNIGILILYDDMPDTKNYQDVLEIINNLTESVDILYQKAQLTI
- the PmUG01_13056100 gene encoding conserved Plasmodium protein, unknown function, translating into MASGFINLTRKKLAGNHIYLGKWHDFNQWKYIAPTNLLDIIKPVEKSKVISPTSHNDQGDIFSYLNSTYHGKIITVDDLNSNNSKTNKIRGSAFHGPERTDVFRLILYNRLKQKQPQRIVPDIEHMKDANKVEVSIVWFLWSFVLFYCTMCIYGSNYIIKNKSNSFPWMPKRTDGSKGEGPMFWFLE
- the PmUG01_13056200 gene encoding conserved Plasmodium protein, unknown function — encoded protein: MDNTCFRCSVSQEKLLDDDYLFFDEHFLNDYTYDKEGKKENNPKKHFLHNSKERFLKYLNYEKEIINCDLQDVYKKVYMNLHLCKKCKGLHNIDLILFYNKNSSFHHNMIKEKLLFSPEEEQKINDNFNNMKKIFHILLYNIDIVFFFFYLHEAKKISENENISLHTFQKIFEQIKEYVIVKVKIENDFIKQKIYKVFIFVLIYFYLTFYIKIFKTLNLSKEKIEFAVNLYKQSVLIFTANTTEEDKDKNNEFNESLYKHESRKNYHYKRQKIIDNIEDSKKFNSYNANDTYNCSANDEGANKIEKKADEEGLAKKEEDNELATKISPFVFDIYISLNNLCICGYYNKYSKEISQTKWLENDSFVSILSVEECIYEIFRKIFLSTSCTFIGSGREDKDARMMNIGRPFVFVLRETKFSYLNFFLFFSKLKKLATNYSTSSDTSEIKTIDQLNNFLQHYKPTSENSICENSFRENLLCQSSLNQYSGNEEKTHDSSHEIKEFYALITKNNTFSLYDIISNKVIVEQAKDKTLEEHKIGIYHISYNYNKELEVLLSDDSKLNKETCNNQKIHILGNAENGYTDDVYLHFNSNKIDHIDNNIVDTEDKNVLKKGITKNKNSLCYNINDLVDVKLSNIAFSTNYKLIKKVMKYGEERKKAYKCLIYHSTLMNKEKIQQINNDVLNYEKNSSYVISVMQKTPIRVLHRRGLIQRERKVYEFNLVFIHEHFSLLYILAQSGMYVKEFVNGDRGRTFPNMKYFFGEDAFVNILNLDVSSFIYNVN